AACGATCTAAATACGTTTTGCGCTTTAGGCCTAAATCTGCCGACTGATTTGTCCCATCTTCAGAAAATGCATAGATGACACTGGCCATTGGTATTCTTTTCACTGAACAAGCCTCTACAGCTCTTAAGAAAAAGTCCCAATCCCAATAATTATGAACGTCATGATCAAATAAACCAATTTTATCATGAAGCTCTTTTTTATAAATACTTCCTGATGGCACATATGTTGAAAACTTCTTCATTTCTGCAAGATCATACTGGTATGCAAAGAGCTGCCTTTTAAGTGGATGGCGGGTGTTTCCTCTTTTTTCGAATTGAACAATTTCGGCATCAAAATAAATGAAATCAGCGTTTTGTAGCTCTTTTAATGATCTTTCCAAATGAGTCTCAGTAATAAAATCATCATCATCACAAAGCATGATGCAATCACCTGTTACATGCGTGACTCCAATATTTCTTGCACGAACATGCTTAACATTTTCCGTTAACTCAACAGCTTTTATTGGTAATTCACTATACAAAGAAACGAGCGGCTCAATGCTTTCACCCGCATCATTCACAATAATCACCTCATGTGGAAGTACAGTTTGTCGAGCAATTGATTCAAGAAGCTCTGAAAGTTCGGCCAAACGATTATATGTCACAATCACAATTGATATCTTCATCACGATCACCTTTTCTTTATTATCCTTTTATTTTAACAAACTCTATTAGTCCTTTTATAGAAAAAACCTTCTATGACCTATAGGCTATTTTTTTCCATGCATGTTTGTCCAAGTAAATTCGGGGTAATAACCAAGTAAATGACAAAGGAGTTGATGATGATGAAAACATATATTGTTGAAAATGGTGTACAAGCTTCTGAGAAGATTCTCACTTTACAAGCGGAAGGTTATGACAAGGAGCACATTTATTTATTTGCACATGACGAAAATCGCTCCAAGCATTTAACAGAACATACAAACACAAAAGGTATTGGATTAAAAGAAGAAGGTATCTTTGATAAAATGGCAAATATCTTTGTATCTCGTGGTGAACAAATTCGCACCCGAATGACCTCTATAGGTCTTTCACAACATAAAGCAATGGAACTAGAAGAAGAATTAGACGAAGGAAAAGTCGTCATTGTGGCACAATGATAGATATAAGAAAGAGTCTAGCCTTTATATTGGTTAGACTCTTTTTCAGCTCAACCACAAAAAAACACCTCCTTACAAGTAAGGAGGCAACATACATATATAAAATTAGGGGGGATTAATAGCATCATTGACACATTTGATGATTCTTATACTAATAAATTCAATTATTATGTTAATTGTGCTTGTAAATGCTGAACAAAACGATGAAATGCTTGTTGACCAGATTCATCTTGTTTGAACACACCCGCATGCTCTAAAATCGTTGCAAAAACATGGCCAACTTCTTCAAGTAGAAGTTGATAGGCATTGTCTTGATTGATATCTGGTAAATTCGTTTTTACCTTTTGAGCCCATTCGTAATGTTTGTTAATCTCTTCATCTTGCTCAATTTTAGCGAGGCCATCTTTATCCGGTAACCATTCAGCAAGCTTTTTTAATTCATCTAACAACCTTCCAGGTAAAACAGCTAATCCCATCACTTCAATAAGACCGATGTTTTCCTTTTTGATATGATGAACCTCTTGATGAGGATGGAAAATGCCGAAAGGATGCTCTTCATTTGTTCTGTTGTTTCTAAGCACTAAATCAAGCTCAAATAGATCGCCTCTTCTTCGTGCAATCGGTGTAATCGTGTTGTGTGGTGTTTCTTCTGTAAACGCTAAAACATCCACAGTTTCATCGCTGTAGTTTTTCCATTGCTGTAAAATATCTTCTGCCGCTTCTACAAGCTCATCTTGATTTTTCCCTTGTAATCTTAAAACAGTCATTGGCCATTTCACGATTCCCAATTCAATGGAAGGATACTTACTCAGCGTAAATGAATGTAGCTTTTCTGCTACCTCCATTGGGAAAGTATGATGACCTCCCTGGAAGTGGTCATGACTTAAAATAGAGCCACCAACGATAGGTAAATCAGCGTTCGAACCAAGGAAATAATGTGGATATTGTTCAACAAAGTGAAGTAGCTTTTTAAATGTTTCCCCGGAAATTTTCATCGGCTTATGTTCACCAGAAAAGACGATCGCATGCTCATTGTAATAAACATATGGCGAAAATTGAAGAAACCATTGCTCATTCCTTAATGTAACAGGAATAATACGGTGATTTTGTCGGGCTGGATGATCTAGTCTTCCCGCATAGCCAACATTTTCTTTACAAAGCAAGCATGATGGATATTCGCTTTTTTGCATATGACGGGCAGCAGCGATCGCCACTGGGTCTTTTTCAGGCTTAGATAAGTTGATGGTCATTTGCAAATCACCATACTCTGTGTTCACAAGCCATTTCTCGTTCTTAGCAATTCTATCTGTACGGATATAGTGAACATCCTGAGAGAATTGATAAAAAAACTCTGTAGCTTTTTTCGGTCCATGCTGATCTACTTGTTCATTAAATCTTCGAATCATTTCACCTTGAGACGGGACGAGGCAGCCCATAATCTTTGTATCTAATAGATCACGGTATGTGACTGTGTTTTCCTGAAGAAGTCCCGTTTCAGCGGCCCAATTTAAAATATTTTCTAAAATTAAAACGGGAGAATTCAGCTGTTCTTCTGGTACCTCGACAAGCTTGAAATCAGAAAGCTTCAGCACCTCCAAAATTTTGTTTCGAGATAAATCAACGTCCCATTTTGTAATCAGTTGCTTTTGAAGAGCAAACTGTAGCAATCTTTCTATTTCTAAATCGATGTGGATTGACATGGTTTTCATCCTCTCATCTTCATTCGCAACGACTAGATATGATTATTTTTGATAGCCCTCTGGATGTTTTTGAAACCAATTCCAAGCACTTTCAATAATCGTGTGAAGATCTGCATATTGCGGCTTCCAGCCTAATTCATTGATTGCTTTTTCAGATGAGGCGATTAAAACAGCCGGATCACCTGCTCGGCGTGGTGCTACCTCTGCAGGAATAGGATGACCTGTTACAGTTCTTGCTGTCTCGATTACCTGTTTAACTGAAAATCCATTTCCATTACCGAGGTTATACGTTGCACTTGTGTTGTCCTTACGCAGCTTTTCAATTGCTAAAATATGTGCATCAGCTAGGTCCGTCACGTGTATATAATCGCGGATACATGTTCCATCTTCTGTTTGGTAATCATCACCAAAGATCATCATTTTCTCACGGTTGCCTAAAGCCACTTGTAAAATAATCGGAATTAAATGTGTTTCAGGATCATGATCTTCGCCAAGCTTTCCTTCCATATGAGCACCAGCTACGTTGAAATAACGAAGAACTACATATTTTAACCCGTAAGCCTGCTCACTCCATTTCAGCATTTTTTCAACGGCAAGCTTTGTTTCTCCATAAGGGTTTGTTGGAACAGTTGGGTCATTTTCAACAATTGGGATATTCTCTGCTTCGCCATATGTTGCAGCTGTTGAAGAAAAGACAATTTTCTTTACGTTAAATTCTGTCATCACTTTTAGTAGACACATTGTTCCATATACATTGTTTTCATAGTATTGAAGAGGTTTTTCAACACTTTCTCCTACTAATGAGTCAGCAGCGAAATGAATAACAGCTTCAATTTCCTGTTCTTTGAACACATTTTTTAAAAACTCTTCATCTTTTAAATCACCATTGTAAAAAGTTGCACCCTCTAAAACAGCCGGAAGATGTCCTTTTTGAAGATTATCAACAACAACTACCTCTTCTTTTCGATCTAAAAGCTCTGATACTGCGTGACTTCCAATGTAGCCTGCTCCACCACATACTAAGATTGCCATGCTTGTTTCCTCCGTTTCGGATTATAAAATTTCCTTTGCTCCGTCTCCTACATTGGCTACGTAGAAATCGGCTGTTAACCCTGTTTTTTCTGCGTAGCTCTTCCCTACTTCTTTAATAAATTCTTCAATTTTATCATTTTGAACGATAGAAACTGTACAACCGCCAAAGCCTGCTCCAGTCATTCTTGATCCTATTACACCGTCTTGATTTAAGGCGGCTTCTACTAATGTATCTAATTCAAAGCCTGTTACTTCATAATCATCTCGCAATGATGTATGAGAATCACACATTAGTTGTCCAAAGCTCTCAATATCACCTTGCTTAAGCTTTTCTACTGCTTGAATCGTTCGAGCATTTTCATAGACTGCATGCTTGGCACGCTTTTGATCCATGCTATTTTGGATGAAATGACGGTTATTTTCAAATTGCTCTGGTGTAAGATCTCCCAGAGATTGAATTGATAGCTCTTTTTGTAATTGACTAAGAGCACGTTCACATTCCGAGCGTCTTTCATTATACTTTGAATCAGCGAGA
This genomic stretch from Metabacillus sp. B2-18 harbors:
- a CDS encoding general stress protein, with the protein product MKTYIVENGVQASEKILTLQAEGYDKEHIYLFAHDENRSKHLTEHTNTKGIGLKEEGIFDKMANIFVSRGEQIRTRMTSIGLSQHKAMELEEELDEGKVVIVAQ
- the galT gene encoding UDP-glucose--hexose-1-phosphate uridylyltransferase is translated as MHIDLEIERLLQFALQKQLITKWDVDLSRNKILEVLKLSDFKLVEVPEEQLNSPVLILENILNWAAETGLLQENTVTYRDLLDTKIMGCLVPSQGEMIRRFNEQVDQHGPKKATEFFYQFSQDVHYIRTDRIAKNEKWLVNTEYGDLQMTINLSKPEKDPVAIAAARHMQKSEYPSCLLCKENVGYAGRLDHPARQNHRIIPVTLRNEQWFLQFSPYVYYNEHAIVFSGEHKPMKISGETFKKLLHFVEQYPHYFLGSNADLPIVGGSILSHDHFQGGHHTFPMEVAEKLHSFTLSKYPSIELGIVKWPMTVLRLQGKNQDELVEAAEDILQQWKNYSDETVDVLAFTEETPHNTITPIARRRGDLFELDLVLRNNRTNEEHPFGIFHPHQEVHHIKKENIGLIEVMGLAVLPGRLLDELKKLAEWLPDKDGLAKIEQDEEINKHYEWAQKVKTNLPDINQDNAYQLLLEEVGHVFATILEHAGVFKQDESGQQAFHRFVQHLQAQLT
- the galE gene encoding UDP-glucose 4-epimerase GalE, whose translation is MAILVCGGAGYIGSHAVSELLDRKEEVVVVDNLQKGHLPAVLEGATFYNGDLKDEEFLKNVFKEQEIEAVIHFAADSLVGESVEKPLQYYENNVYGTMCLLKVMTEFNVKKIVFSSTAATYGEAENIPIVENDPTVPTNPYGETKLAVEKMLKWSEQAYGLKYVVLRYFNVAGAHMEGKLGEDHDPETHLIPIILQVALGNREKMMIFGDDYQTEDGTCIRDYIHVTDLADAHILAIEKLRKDNTSATYNLGNGNGFSVKQVIETARTVTGHPIPAEVAPRRAGDPAVLIASSEKAINELGWKPQYADLHTIIESAWNWFQKHPEGYQK
- a CDS encoding glycosyltransferase family 2 protein — encoded protein: MKISIVIVTYNRLAELSELLESIARQTVLPHEVIIVNDAGESIEPLVSLYSELPIKAVELTENVKHVRARNIGVTHVTGDCIMLCDDDDFITETHLERSLKELQNADFIYFDAEIVQFEKRGNTRHPLKRQLFAYQYDLAEMKKFSTYVPSGSIYKKELHDKIGLFDHDVHNYWDWDFFLRAVEACSVKRIPMASVIYAFSEDGTNQSADLGLKRKTYLDRLCEKHQLGDLPTKNFFVLLEEPEMKDREAETKRVWDGRPIFTRYSQQEESNEITNG